Proteins encoded together in one Lathyrus oleraceus cultivar Zhongwan6 chromosome 5, CAAS_Psat_ZW6_1.0, whole genome shotgun sequence window:
- the LOC127081999 gene encoding uncharacterized protein LOC127081999, translated as MSLHTTPIDPNYIKAVLVHLGDRPSSVKVTLALNDSNYHLWVSSMCRAVSAKMKVEFVDGYIPFLEDHFDPSICAWNRCFCGAMGKARRNNNILYVIRLLTSLNENIVVVKSQIILVDPLSTMNKIFSMIFQHETG; from the exons ATGTCTCTTCACACCACTCCTATTGACCCCAATTATATCAAAGCAGTCCTTGTTCATCTAGGCGATAGACCTTCTTCTGTCAAGGTTACTCTTGCTCTTAATGACTCCAACTACCATTTATGGGTGTCATCAATGTGTCGTGCTGTTAGTGCCAAGATGAAAGTTGAATTCGTTGATGGATACATCCCTTTTTTAGAAGATCATTTTGATCCTTCCATTTGTGCTTGGAACAG GTGCTTTTGTGGAGCTATGGGGAAAGCAAgaagaaataataatatattGTATGTTATCAGACTGCTCACTAGTTTGAATGAGAATATTGTTGTGGTCAAATCTCAAATCATACTCGTGGATCCCTTATCAACTATGAACAAGATCTTTTCCATGATTTTTCAGCATGAGACGGGGTAA